In Phyllostomus discolor isolate MPI-MPIP mPhyDis1 chromosome 3, mPhyDis1.pri.v3, whole genome shotgun sequence, a single genomic region encodes these proteins:
- the LOC114504315 gene encoding olfactory receptor 13C3, protein MDKINKTFVSEFLLLGLSGYPKTEIIYFVLILVMYLVILIGNGVLIIACIFDSRLHTPMYFFLGNLSLLDICYTSSSVPSTLVSLISKKRNISFSGCTVQMFFGFAMGSTECLLLGMMAFDRYVAICNPLRYPIIMSKVAYVLMASVSWLSGGINSVVQTSLAMQLPFCENNIINHFTCEILAVLKLACADISLNIITMLISNMAFLVLPLLVIFFSYVFILYTILRMNSATGRRKAFSTCSAHLTVVIIFYGTIFFMYAKPKSQGLPGEDKLQTSDKLISLFYGVVTPMLNPIIYSLRNKDVKTAVKYLLNQKPVQ, encoded by the coding sequence ATGGATAAAATTAACAAGACATTTGTATCAGAATTTCTTCTTCTTGGTCTTTCTGGATACCCAAAGACTGAGATCATTTACTTTGTTCTAATTCTAGTTATGTATCTAGTGATTCTGATTGGCAATGGTGTTCTGATCATAGCATGCATCTTTGATTCCCGTctccacacccccatgtacttcttcctgggCAACCTCTCTCTCCTGGATATCTGCTACACATCCTCCTCTGTTCCCTCAACTTTGGTGAGCTTAATCTCAAAGAAAAGGAACATTTCCTTCTCTGGATGCACAGTACAGATGTTCTTTGGGTTTGCAATGGGGTCAACAGAGTGTTTGCTCCTCGGCATGATGGCAtttgaccgctatgtggccatctgtaacCCCCTGAGATACCCCATCATCATGAGCAAGGTGGCATATGTACTGATGGCTTCTGTGTCATGGCTCTCTGGCGGAATCAACTCGGTTGTGCAAACATCTCTTGCCATGCAATTGCCTTTCTGCGAGAATAATATTATCAATCACTTCACATGTGAAATATTAGCTGTCCTTAAGCTAGCTTGTGCTGATATATCCCTCAATATCATTACCATGTTGATATCAAATATGGCATTCCTGGTTCTTCCACTgttggtcatttttttctcctacgTGTTCATCCTCTACACCATCCTGAGAATGAACTCAGCCACAGGGAGACGCAAGGCCTTTTCCACCTGCTCAGCACATCTGACTGTGGTGATCATATTTTACGGCACCATCTTCTTTATGTATGCCAAGCCCAAGTCTCAAGGACTGCCTGGGGAAGACAAGTTGCAAACTTCAGACAAGCTTATTTCCCTGTTTTATGGGGTAGTGACCCCCATGCTAAATCCTATAATCTATAGCTTGAGAAATAAGGATGTAAAAACTGCTGTGAAATATCTGCTGAACCAAAAACCTGTTCAATAA